The following are encoded in a window of Deferrivibrio essentukiensis genomic DNA:
- the ilvD gene encoding dihydroxy-acid dehydratase gives MPRYRSYTSTQGRNMAGARALWRATGTKEEDFNKPIIAIVNSYTEFVPGHVHLKHNGDIVAEAIKEAGGVPKEMNTIAIDDGIAMGHDGMLYSLPSRELIADSVEYMLNAHCVDAMVCISNCDKITPGMMMAAMRLNIPAVFVSGGPMEAGKAELRGNLKKMDLVDAMVAAVSDEVTDEETVIMERSACPTCGSCSGMFTANSMNCLAEALGLAFPGNGTLVATHKLRKELFVSAGKRIVELTKAYYENNDESVLPRSIANFKAFENAMTLDIAMGGSTNTVLHLLAIAYEAGVDFTMADIDRLSRKVPHLCKVAPSTDKYHIEDVHRAGGIMGILGELDRAGLIHTDVKTVHTDSLKDAIKKWDIVNKDADALKFYSAAPGNVPTLEPFSQDKYWELDTDREKGCIRDKKNAYSQDGGLAVLYGNLAYDGCIVKTAGVDESILKFTGKARVFESQEDAVNAILSDKIVPGDVVIIRYEGPKGGPGMQEMLYPTSYLKSKGLGKVCALITDGRFSGGTSGLSIGHVSPEAAEGGNIALINDGDTIKIDIPNRKISIEISDKELNRRREEVAKRGFKPLNRKRNVSKALKAYSIFTTSAAKGAVRDISKYE, from the coding sequence ATGCCAAGATACAGATCTTATACTTCAACTCAAGGGAGAAATATGGCGGGAGCAAGGGCACTTTGGCGTGCGACCGGTACAAAAGAGGAAGATTTTAATAAACCTATAATTGCTATTGTCAATTCTTACACCGAGTTTGTTCCGGGACATGTGCATTTGAAACATAATGGTGATATTGTAGCTGAGGCTATAAAAGAAGCAGGTGGTGTCCCTAAGGAGATGAATACAATTGCAATAGATGACGGGATTGCAATGGGGCATGATGGTATGCTTTACAGTCTCCCTTCAAGGGAGCTTATTGCTGATTCGGTAGAGTATATGCTTAATGCTCACTGCGTAGATGCAATGGTGTGTATTTCAAATTGCGATAAAATTACCCCCGGGATGATGATGGCCGCCATGAGGCTAAATATTCCTGCTGTATTCGTTTCCGGTGGTCCTATGGAGGCAGGCAAAGCTGAACTTCGTGGAAATTTAAAAAAGATGGATTTAGTGGATGCTATGGTAGCTGCTGTAAGTGATGAAGTGACGGATGAAGAGACAGTCATTATGGAACGCTCAGCCTGCCCAACATGTGGCTCATGTTCTGGAATGTTTACTGCAAACTCCATGAATTGCTTGGCTGAGGCTTTGGGGCTTGCTTTTCCTGGAAACGGCACTTTGGTTGCCACACATAAATTAAGAAAAGAGCTTTTTGTAAGTGCTGGCAAGAGAATTGTAGAGCTTACAAAGGCTTATTATGAGAATAATGATGAGTCGGTGTTGCCAAGGTCTATCGCAAATTTTAAAGCCTTTGAAAATGCAATGACCCTTGATATTGCAATGGGTGGGTCAACAAATACTGTGCTTCATCTTCTTGCAATAGCTTATGAAGCAGGTGTTGATTTTACAATGGCTGATATTGACAGGCTTTCCAGAAAAGTTCCCCACTTATGTAAAGTTGCTCCTTCAACTGACAAATACCATATTGAAGATGTTCACAGAGCAGGTGGAATAATGGGGATTTTGGGTGAGCTTGACAGGGCAGGCCTGATACACACAGATGTAAAGACTGTTCATACAGATTCACTAAAAGATGCCATTAAAAAATGGGATATTGTAAATAAAGATGCTGATGCCCTTAAGTTTTATTCTGCAGCACCGGGAAATGTGCCGACCCTTGAGCCATTTTCACAGGATAAATATTGGGAGCTTGACACCGACCGAGAAAAGGGGTGTATAAGGGATAAGAAAAATGCGTACAGTCAGGATGGGGGGCTTGCCGTGCTTTATGGAAATCTGGCTTATGATGGGTGTATAGTTAAAACTGCCGGTGTGGATGAAAGTATTTTGAAATTTACAGGTAAAGCAAGGGTGTTTGAAAGTCAGGAAGATGCGGTAAATGCCATTTTATCTGATAAAATAGTGCCTGGCGATGTGGTGATAATAAGATATGAGGGTCCAAAAGGAGGTCCGGGTATGCAGGAGATGCTTTACCCCACAAGCTATCTTAAATCAAAAGGGCTTGGAAAAGTATGCGCACTTATTACAGATGGAAGGTTTTCAGGCGGCACGTCAGGGCTTTCCATAGGTCATGTTTCTCCTGAAGCGGCAGAAGGCGGGAATATTGCACTTATTAATGACGGGGATACTATAAAGATTGATATACCAAATAGAAAAATTTCAATAGAAATTTCTGACAAAGAGCTGAACAGAAGAAGGGAAGAGGTGGCAAAAAGAGGCTTTAAGCCTTTAAACAGGAAGAGAAATGTTTCCAAAGCCTTAAAGGCTTATTCGATATTTACTACAAGTGCCGCTAAAGGTGCGGTAAGAGATATATCAAAGTATGAATAA
- the dapB gene encoding 4-hydroxy-tetrahydrodipicolinate reductase: MVNIGVIGAAGRMGRRIIALSGEDANTNITAAYEYSKSEFLGQDSGTLAGIGETGIKIESDIENAKNKCDVLIDFTGAKPTMSNLEKYRVANIPLVIGSTGFEPDEIERIKELGKQLPVVFAPNMSLGVNLTFKILEMVSKAIGDIYDIEIIESHHRLKKDAPSGTAMKMAEVIANTLKRDLDKDAVYCRRGLIGERTDKEIGIQTIRAGDIVGEHTVMFCGQGERIEITHKAHTRDTFAKGAITAAKWLKGKSPALYSMFDVLGL, translated from the coding sequence ATGGTTAATATAGGCGTAATCGGTGCAGCCGGAAGAATGGGGAGAAGGATAATAGCCCTTAGCGGTGAAGATGCTAATACCAATATCACAGCCGCCTATGAATATTCTAAATCCGAATTTTTAGGACAAGATTCAGGGACTTTGGCAGGGATAGGGGAAACAGGTATAAAAATTGAATCTGATATAGAAAACGCAAAAAATAAATGTGATGTATTAATAGATTTTACAGGTGCAAAACCAACAATGAGCAATCTTGAAAAATACAGGGTAGCAAATATACCGCTTGTCATCGGCAGTACAGGTTTTGAGCCGGATGAAATCGAAAGGATAAAAGAGCTCGGCAAACAGCTGCCTGTGGTATTTGCTCCAAACATGAGTCTTGGTGTCAATCTTACATTTAAAATCTTAGAAATGGTTTCAAAGGCCATAGGTGACATATATGATATTGAGATAATCGAATCTCATCATAGACTTAAAAAAGATGCTCCAAGCGGGACAGCCATGAAAATGGCAGAGGTAATTGCTAATACACTCAAAAGGGACCTTGATAAAGATGCAGTCTACTGCAGAAGAGGACTCATTGGGGAAAGGACTGATAAAGAGATAGGGATTCAAACTATTAGAGCCGGCGATATCGTTGGAGAACATACTGTAATGTTTTGTGGACAAGGGGAAAGGATAGAAATTACCCATAAGGCTCACACAAGGGATACATTTGCAAAAGGTGCTATAACTGCTGCAAAATGGTTGAAAGGGAAAAGCCCCGCTCTTTATAGTATGTTTGATGTATTAGGACTATAA
- a CDS encoding DUF1786 family protein has protein sequence MIGGGPIVSALKNHLKKGFSVFVEKKAAKTIRDDLSEVADLGFNLVEAVENPDIFLSEIDFNLIDTLLKIYDNYDLEYHVAVQDHGYIQGQSDRVTRMNFLEDFLKDGLKNAFFPSNHEIPNTFSRFNSIYNELVKKGIENFSITDTAIIAALGAVYNNEKWPAVTVDIGNGHTFACLVDKDYKVLGFFEHHTKMLTPEKFKYFIDKLIEGSITNKEVYDDKGHGAKIFKPYSYKNLPILVTGPQRRSLVNEGGNIVFASPLGDMMITGPVGIFMQQNLL, from the coding sequence TTGATTGGAGGAGGCCCGATAGTCTCTGCACTCAAAAATCATCTTAAAAAAGGGTTTTCCGTGTTTGTAGAAAAAAAGGCGGCAAAAACCATTAGGGATGACCTAAGCGAAGTAGCTGACTTGGGCTTTAATTTGGTTGAAGCTGTTGAAAATCCGGATATATTTTTATCAGAAATAGATTTTAACCTTATAGATACTCTTTTGAAAATATACGACAATTATGATTTAGAGTATCATGTTGCCGTACAGGACCATGGATATATTCAGGGGCAGTCTGACAGAGTCACAAGAATGAACTTCTTGGAAGATTTCTTGAAAGACGGTCTTAAAAACGCATTTTTCCCTTCAAATCACGAAATACCAAATACTTTTTCAAGGTTTAATAGTATTTACAATGAGCTGGTTAAGAAAGGGATAGAAAATTTTAGCATCACAGATACGGCAATTATCGCAGCACTCGGCGCCGTTTACAATAATGAAAAATGGCCTGCAGTGACAGTTGATATTGGAAACGGGCATACATTTGCCTGTTTAGTAGACAAAGATTATAAGGTTTTAGGTTTTTTTGAACATCATACAAAAATGTTAACCCCCGAAAAGTTTAAATATTTTATTGATAAGCTCATTGAAGGAAGCATTACTAACAAAGAAGTATATGATGACAAAGGGCATGGTGCAAAAATATTCAAACCTTATTCATACAAAAATCTTCCTATTTTAGTTACCGGCCCCCAAAGAAGGAGTTTGGTAAATGAAGGTGGAAACATCGTATTTGCATCCCCTCTCGGTGATATGATGATTACCGGGCCTGTTGGAATATTCATGCAACAGAATTTGTTATGA
- the dapF gene encoding diaminopimelate epimerase — translation MIKFTKMSGSGNDFILIDNRDKKIDYNKNFIEKVCKRSLSVGADGIIFIEKSTVADFKWAFFNSDGSVAEMCGNGSRCAARFAYLNNIAGKRMKFETLAGIIEAEIKEGVNVKVQLTQPFDEKLNFNVDDYKLSYINTGVPHAVIETDNIESVDIVKSGAFLRYHNHFAPAGTNVDFYEVVNDNTVKMRTYERGVEAETLACGTGAAAVSIIASKNNKLKSPITVITRSGLKLKIYLENEKVYLEGEARVIYTGELDREAFEY, via the coding sequence ATGATAAAATTCACAAAAATGAGTGGCTCGGGGAACGATTTTATCCTTATAGATAACAGGGATAAAAAGATTGATTACAATAAGAACTTTATTGAGAAGGTATGCAAAAGATCACTTTCGGTGGGGGCAGACGGGATAATCTTTATAGAAAAGTCAACAGTGGCAGATTTTAAATGGGCATTTTTCAACTCTGATGGCTCAGTAGCAGAAATGTGCGGTAACGGCTCAAGATGTGCAGCTAGATTTGCCTACCTTAATAATATAGCAGGTAAACGAATGAAATTTGAAACCCTTGCTGGGATAATAGAAGCTGAAATAAAAGAAGGGGTTAATGTTAAGGTACAACTTACGCAACCTTTTGATGAAAAATTAAATTTTAATGTGGATGATTATAAGTTATCTTACATAAATACAGGTGTCCCACACGCTGTCATTGAAACTGATAATATCGAAAGTGTTGATATTGTAAAATCAGGTGCTTTTTTGCGTTATCACAATCATTTTGCACCTGCAGGGACAAATGTGGATTTTTATGAAGTAGTCAATGACAACACTGTAAAAATGAGAACATATGAAAGGGGTGTTGAAGCTGAAACACTTGCCTGTGGCACAGGTGCTGCAGCCGTTTCAATAATTGCTTCTAAAAATAATAAGTTAAAATCTCCTATAACTGTAATCACAAGAAGTGGACTGAAGCTAAAAATTTATCTTGAAAATGAAAAAGTATACCTTGAGGGTGAAGCAAGAGTTATTTATACAGGTGAATTAGACAGGGAAGCTTTTGAATACTAA
- a CDS encoding twin-arginine translocase TatA/TatE family subunit — protein MFGLGTQEILIILVIALVIFGAGKLPQIGEGMGKAIKNFKKAAKETEDAIDITPESDKKTAEKKEADNNKEA, from the coding sequence ATGTTTGGACTTGGAACACAAGAAATTTTAATAATATTAGTAATAGCACTTGTTATTTTTGGTGCAGGGAAACTCCCTCAGATTGGAGAAGGGATGGGGAAAGCCATTAAAAACTTTAAAAAAGCGGCTAAAGAAACCGAAGATGCTATAGACATCACTCCTGAATCTGACAAAAAAACTGCAGAGAAAAAGGAAGCCGACAATAACAAAGAAGCGTAA
- a CDS encoding energy-coupling factor transporter transmembrane component T family protein — MNKVVIGKYIHRNSFIHRLNPITKFLSTIVFLIFIGLKFDLLSFIFYTIIAVAITLLSRIKPMEILTLLKPFRYLLIFTFAIQLFYDNNNGLNYIAAFLYTCKFSLMIIISSLFTITTKPIDIVKIVYIILKPFKVFGVNPTEMATSCIIAIRFIPLIFEEADKIITAQKLRGIIPKKGLRLLFSLHTFLIPLFNRVFYYAEQISITLNYRTNWEHILTIDKMRKLDILLITSIIAGCYGISIL, encoded by the coding sequence ATGAACAAAGTAGTAATCGGAAAATATATTCATAGAAACTCTTTTATCCACAGACTAAACCCTATTACAAAATTTTTATCTACAATTGTATTTCTAATTTTTATAGGGCTTAAATTTGACCTTCTAAGCTTTATATTTTATACGATAATAGCTGTCGCAATAACCTTACTTTCAAGAATAAAGCCAATGGAAATACTTACACTGCTAAAACCTTTCAGATACCTTTTGATATTTACTTTCGCTATTCAGCTTTTTTATGACAATAATAACGGTTTAAACTATATAGCTGCATTTTTATACACTTGTAAATTTTCCCTTATGATTATAATATCTTCCCTTTTTACAATAACCACAAAACCAATTGATATAGTTAAGATAGTATATATAATTCTTAAGCCGTTTAAAGTTTTTGGGGTAAATCCAACAGAAATGGCCACATCATGTATAATTGCAATAAGATTCATCCCACTTATCTTTGAAGAGGCAGATAAAATAATAACTGCTCAAAAACTAAGAGGGATAATCCCTAAAAAGGGTTTAAGACTATTATTCTCCCTTCATACATTTTTAATACCTCTTTTCAATAGGGTTTTTTATTATGCTGAGCAGATATCGATTACATTAAATTACAGAACAAATTGGGAGCATATATTGACCATTGATAAAATGAGAAAATTAGATATTCTCTTAATCACTTCGATAATAGCAGGATGTTATGGAATCAGTATACTATAA
- a CDS encoding hydrogenase maturation protease, with amino-acid sequence MKNILILGLGNLLMDDDSAGVVIAQELKNEILEDEQLKIVEGGTLGLDLLNYIAWADKLIIVDAIDMGFEPGTVIRAEGQDIDPIFESKLSPHQMGLKDILLAAELIGDRPEEIVLFGIQVESIQMNMTLSEKVKKNMQKLKSKVIEELNISKNFSRG; translated from the coding sequence ATGAAAAATATTTTAATCCTTGGACTTGGCAATCTGCTTATGGATGACGACAGCGCCGGTGTCGTTATCGCTCAAGAGCTTAAAAATGAAATTCTGGAAGATGAGCAATTAAAAATTGTCGAAGGTGGAACTTTAGGGCTTGACCTCCTAAACTATATTGCATGGGCAGATAAGTTGATAATTGTAGATGCAATAGATATGGGATTTGAGCCTGGAACAGTTATCCGTGCAGAAGGTCAAGATATCGACCCAATATTTGAAAGTAAGCTTTCCCCCCACCAGATGGGGCTGAAAGATATACTTTTAGCAGCTGAGCTCATCGGTGACAGACCCGAAGAGATAGTACTTTTTGGAATTCAGGTAGAAAGTATTCAAATGAATATGACACTATCTGAAAAGGTAAAGAAAAATATGCAAAAACTTAAAAGTAAAGTCATTGAAGAACTTAATATAAGTAAAAACTTTTCAAGAGGTTAA
- the truA gene encoding tRNA pseudouridine(38-40) synthase TruA yields the protein MESVYYNKKCIVEYDGTNFHGWQIQKDLRTVQGEIEEKLTKIFKKRVCIIGSGRTDTGVHALGQVFNFRAEKYINNDSLRLGLNSLLSNDITILSCEDVEHNFHAQKSAKSKTYVYKILTRENRSSLLRNRVWWFRRKIDIKKLKGYLDYFVGEHDFSSMCTKKSIKDNNIRTINFININMENEIINLEINANGFLHNMVRNIVGTTIFLYKKDAPFSEVKYILEKKDREFAGPTAPPQGLYLKEVFY from the coding sequence ATGGAATCAGTATACTATAACAAAAAGTGTATAGTAGAATATGACGGCACTAATTTTCACGGATGGCAAATCCAAAAAGATTTAAGGACCGTCCAAGGTGAAATAGAGGAAAAGCTCACAAAAATATTCAAAAAAAGGGTATGTATAATCGGCTCAGGAAGGACTGATACCGGAGTTCATGCATTAGGGCAGGTTTTTAATTTCAGGGCTGAAAAATACATCAACAATGACTCTCTTAGATTGGGGCTTAACAGTCTTTTAAGTAATGACATTACAATACTTAGCTGTGAAGATGTGGAACATAACTTTCATGCTCAAAAAAGTGCCAAATCAAAAACATACGTTTATAAAATACTCACAAGGGAAAATAGGTCATCTTTATTGAGAAACAGAGTGTGGTGGTTTAGGAGAAAAATTGATATTAAAAAATTAAAAGGTTATTTGGATTATTTTGTAGGGGAGCACGACTTCTCAAGTATGTGCACTAAAAAAAGTATCAAAGACAACAATATTCGCACAATAAACTTCATCAACATAAACATGGAAAACGAAATTATAAACCTTGAAATCAACGCAAACGGTTTTTTGCATAACATGGTAAGAAATATTGTCGGTACAACAATATTTCTGTACAAAAAAGATGCACCATTTAGCGAAGTAAAATATATTTTGGAAAAAAAAGATAGGGAGTTTGCAGGACCTACTGCTCCCCCGCAAGGTTTGTACTTAAAAGAAGTTTTTTACTGA
- the dapA gene encoding 4-hydroxy-tetrahydrodipicolinate synthase produces the protein MFKGSIVAIVTPMKNNKVDEEALRRLVEFQIENGTDGIVPCGTTGESATLTYEEHCQVIDIVIDQVKKRVPVIAGTGSNSTHETIFLTEHAKKAGADGALVITPYYNKPTQEGLYQHFKAVAEAVDIPIILYNVPGRTACNMLPETVIRLSKIKNIVGVKEASGSLDQATEIILNTDDEFALLSGEDSLSYPLYCIGAKGVISVATNIVPALMAKMCDAFEAGDYKTALETHLKLFPLFKAIFFETNPIPIKKAVHLMGLIEDEIRLPLVKMTKANEDKLRKVLIDLGINLKN, from the coding sequence ATGTTTAAGGGAAGTATTGTAGCAATTGTAACACCGATGAAAAATAACAAAGTTGACGAGGAAGCACTAAGACGCTTGGTGGAGTTTCAAATCGAAAATGGAACTGACGGAATTGTTCCTTGTGGGACAACAGGTGAATCAGCAACACTTACTTATGAAGAGCATTGCCAGGTAATCGATATAGTAATCGATCAGGTCAAAAAAAGGGTACCTGTAATTGCAGGGACCGGCTCAAACAGCACTCATGAAACAATATTTTTAACAGAACATGCTAAAAAGGCGGGAGCTGATGGCGCTTTGGTAATAACCCCTTACTATAACAAACCTACTCAAGAGGGTCTTTACCAGCATTTTAAAGCAGTTGCTGAAGCTGTTGATATACCAATAATTTTATACAATGTACCTGGAAGGACGGCTTGCAATATGTTGCCTGAAACTGTCATTAGGCTTTCAAAGATAAAAAATATCGTGGGCGTAAAAGAGGCAAGCGGCTCACTTGATCAGGCCACAGAAATTATTCTTAATACCGACGATGAATTTGCACTATTAAGCGGGGAAGACTCTTTATCTTATCCACTATACTGTATCGGGGCAAAAGGTGTAATATCAGTAGCCACAAACATTGTGCCTGCACTTATGGCAAAGATGTGCGACGCTTTTGAAGCAGGAGATTATAAAACCGCCCTTGAAACACATTTAAAACTATTCCCGCTTTTTAAAGCAATCTTCTTTGAAACAAATCCTATACCTATCAAGAAAGCAGTGCATTTAATGGGGCTAATAGAGGATGAAATCAGATTACCTCTTGTCAAGATGACCAAAGCAAATGAGGACAAACTTAGAAAAGTATTAATAGACCTTGGAATAAATCTAAAGAATTGA
- a CDS encoding methyl-accepting chemotaxis protein yields the protein MIKKVFSLKSIVYSRLILLSALFVAFLMSIMLLSSNLIKKLDVKYSNMIKENLVDLIESKINAESYYLESSFIKLHLIADQNNGAIEDIVKNISLGENTRLNLYKQIENSFILRYSSAEKPSNTIGLNSEIVAVTSSGGSKIYKTITNDSLFLNGYFGYTYKGDKYIVQIGKITPMKFDTLNELNIHNDQNYKFVDFNNEEIIYTAKDTNKNPNAHFIPMTKQYIEIKSIQKSDYTNVYVIIFIGLLILFICWLITEIFYYKFSTKPIIEITNSLNNILENSSKSDFKEQHIEEYDKISTTIQAVIDKISLQQQQMETLLNRLPIPVAVIDINYNFLYRNSSFNTLLSLPDDLSDQNFLDIIPETLKSLETNITAFLNSPKQKDKFELYDPKKNEYFIVRFGKITNESSKITNTIILFNDITFQKRELENQKRRKEEIENILLNIEESVMRLTSSSKELRMSAESLSTMLAQQNTSLAETNVAIQELSTSADSILNKTSHILDVSNKVDKASQIGFNEVEKSFNKINSVIKITDTLTDTIFQLNKKTHNISKILKTIYEISEQTNLLALNASIESVRGDSNSMSFKIIAEEIRELSDKTYGFSKEIEKELEDITDVGSNSVMIVEEAEKLLKDTFEHMQENKGNFEVIKNEADHINKHLIEINNVIKDLNNATNDVLTTSNDLAIAMKDALNSANESQQASKDVDAVIKNLNETLAHLDKLK from the coding sequence ATGATAAAGAAAGTTTTTAGTCTCAAATCAATTGTATACTCAAGGCTTATACTCCTTTCGGCTCTGTTTGTCGCTTTTTTAATGTCAATTATGCTTTTAAGTTCTAATCTCATCAAAAAGCTTGATGTCAAATATTCAAATATGATTAAGGAAAATTTGGTAGATTTGATAGAATCAAAAATAAATGCCGAATCATATTACCTGGAAAGCTCCTTTATAAAACTTCACCTTATTGCCGACCAAAATAACGGAGCGATAGAAGATATCGTTAAAAATATATCTTTGGGGGAAAACACAAGGCTAAATCTCTACAAGCAAATAGAAAATTCATTCATATTAAGATATTCAAGCGCTGAAAAACCTTCAAACACAATTGGGCTCAATTCAGAAATTGTGGCTGTCACATCAAGCGGCGGCAGTAAAATTTACAAAACTATCACAAATGACTCTTTATTCTTAAACGGATATTTCGGATACACTTACAAAGGGGATAAATACATCGTCCAGATTGGTAAAATAACCCCTATGAAATTTGATACATTAAACGAACTAAACATCCACAATGACCAAAACTACAAATTTGTGGATTTTAACAATGAAGAAATTATTTACACTGCTAAAGATACCAATAAAAATCCAAATGCTCATTTTATTCCAATGACAAAGCAGTATATAGAAATCAAAAGCATACAAAAAAGCGACTATACTAATGTATACGTAATTATCTTTATCGGACTTTTAATCCTTTTTATATGCTGGCTTATCACTGAAATATTTTATTATAAGTTTTCCACAAAACCTATTATAGAAATCACTAACTCTTTAAATAATATACTTGAAAATAGCAGTAAATCAGATTTTAAGGAACAGCATATTGAAGAGTACGATAAGATTTCCACAACTATTCAAGCTGTTATAGACAAAATATCTCTCCAACAACAACAAATGGAAACTCTTTTAAATAGACTACCAATACCGGTGGCAGTAATAGATATAAATTATAACTTTTTATATAGAAATTCCTCTTTTAATACTCTTTTAAGTCTACCTGATGATTTAAGCGACCAAAATTTTTTGGACATAATCCCTGAAACTTTAAAAAGCTTAGAAACCAATATTACAGCTTTTTTAAATTCACCGAAACAGAAGGATAAATTTGAGCTTTACGACCCGAAAAAGAATGAGTACTTCATAGTAAGATTTGGGAAAATCACTAATGAGAGCAGCAAGATTACAAATACCATCATACTTTTCAATGATATCACATTCCAAAAAAGGGAGCTTGAAAATCAGAAGAGAAGGAAAGAAGAGATAGAAAATATTTTATTAAATATAGAAGAATCCGTAATGCGCCTTACATCTTCGTCAAAAGAGCTTAGGATGTCTGCCGAATCTCTTAGCACTATGCTTGCGCAGCAAAACACAAGCCTTGCCGAAACAAACGTTGCAATTCAGGAGCTTAGCACTTCAGCCGACAGTATTTTAAACAAAACGTCACATATCCTTGATGTCTCAAATAAAGTAGATAAGGCGTCTCAGATAGGTTTTAACGAAGTGGAAAAGTCATTTAACAAAATCAATAGCGTTATAAAGATTACTGACACTTTGACAGATACAATATTCCAGTTAAACAAAAAAACTCATAATATTAGTAAAATATTAAAAACAATTTATGAAATCTCTGAGCAGACAAATCTTTTGGCACTTAACGCTTCTATAGAATCTGTAAGAGGTGATTCCAACAGTATGTCATTTAAAATTATAGCTGAAGAGATAAGGGAATTATCTGATAAAACATACGGTTTTAGCAAAGAGATAGAGAAAGAGCTTGAAGACATTACAGATGTAGGCTCAAATTCCGTAATGATTGTGGAAGAAGCTGAAAAGCTATTAAAAGATACTTTTGAACATATGCAGGAAAATAAAGGCAATTTTGAAGTCATCAAAAATGAAGCTGACCACATAAATAAACATCTTATAGAAATTAACAATGTAATCAAAGACTTGAACAATGCCACCAATGATGTACTGACTACATCAAACGACTTAGCGATTGCCATGAAAGATGCACTTAATTCTGCCAATGAATCTCAGCAGGCTAGCAAAGATGTAGATGCAGTCATTAAAAATTTAAATGAAACATTAGCCCATTTGGATAAATTGAAGTAA